The sequence CCATGGAGCCGGCCGGCAGTGTCCCGTCCGCCCGCGAAGCCCCGCCCGCCCACAATGCGCGCCCCACCGGTGAAGAAGTCGGCGATAGCCCGGCAGTGTCGGCCATGCGGTGCGCCGGGTGCGGCGCCAAGGTCGGTTCGACCGTGCTCACCGGTGTGCTCGACGAACTGGAGGTATTCGACCGGGAAGACGTGCGGATCGGCCTGCACGACGCCGATGACGCGGCACTATTGGAGATACCTCCCGGCCGGTCGCTGGTGCAGACGGTGGACGGTTTCCGGGCCTTTACCGGAGACCTGCACCTCTTCGGCCGCATCGCCCTGGTCCATGCCGCGTCCGATCTGTACGCCATGGGAGCCGAACCCCACTCCGCACTGGTTGCGGTCACGCTGCCTTACGCGGAAAAACCCCTCGTGGCGAACGACTTGAGACAGCTCATGGGCGGCATCGCGGAAGAAGCCCGGCGCCTCGGGGTCACCCTCCTCGGCGGGCATACGAGCGAAGGAACGGAGACGGCGGTCAGCGTAACCATGAACGGCCTGACCGGCAGCGATGCCGTATTCAGGAAGGGCGGGCTGCAGCCCGGGGACGGGCTCGTGCTGTCCAAGCCCGTCGGCACGGGCGTCATCCTGGCGGCCGACATGCACCTCAAGGCCAGGGGAAGCTGGGTCGACGAAGTCTTCGAGGGCATGCTGCGGTCCAACGGGGAGGCGGCACGGGTCCTCGCCAATGCCGGCATTCCTTCCGTCACCGATGTGACCGGCTTCGGCCTGGCGGGACACCTGGCCGAAATGCTCGAGGCCAGCGGCACGGGCGCGGAGATCAAGATCGCCGGTATACCGCTCTATGCCGGCGCGGCGGATTGTGTGGCCGCCGGGGTGGAAAGTACCCTGGCGCCGTCTAACAGGGAACATTTGCAGAAGAGATGGCAGGTGGAGTCGGGACCTGGCACGGCGGACACGGCGGAACCTGGTGTATTGGACGTGAAGGGACCTGCGGACGCTGTGTCCAGGCGGGACGCCCTCCTCTTCGACCCACAGACCTCGGGCGGACTGCTGGCCGGCGTGCCTCCCTCCCGTATCGACGAGGTAGTTATGAGACTACGGGACGCCGGTTACGTGCAGGCAGCCTGTATCGGACGGGTGACCGACCGGAAACGGCACCTGAAGATCCGCTGAGCCCGAAGCGGCCCCGTCACGGCAACGTACACACGATCTTGCCTATATGCCGTTGTGATTCGAGGTAGTCGTAGGCCGCGGGCACTTCATCGAAGGAAAACACGCGGTCGATGCAGGGCCTGAGTCCCGACGCTTCGCAAGCCCTGGCCAGATCGCGCAGGTCTTCGGTAGAGGAGGTGTAGATCCCTCGTACCTGGATTTGCCTTCCAATGATATCGAAGGGGTTGAGGCGGGTTTCGAATCCGTCCAGGATGCCGACGAGGGATATCCGGGCGTGCAGCGCGCAGGCTTTCAGGGATTTCGCGAAAGTCTGGCCGCCCGCCACGTCCACGACCAGGTCGACCCCGG is a genomic window of Gemmatimonadota bacterium containing:
- the selD gene encoding selenide, water dikinase SelD, with protein sequence MEPAGSVPSAREAPPAHNARPTGEEVGDSPAVSAMRCAGCGAKVGSTVLTGVLDELEVFDREDVRIGLHDADDAALLEIPPGRSLVQTVDGFRAFTGDLHLFGRIALVHAASDLYAMGAEPHSALVAVTLPYAEKPLVANDLRQLMGGIAEEARRLGVTLLGGHTSEGTETAVSVTMNGLTGSDAVFRKGGLQPGDGLVLSKPVGTGVILAADMHLKARGSWVDEVFEGMLRSNGEAARVLANAGIPSVTDVTGFGLAGHLAEMLEASGTGAEIKIAGIPLYAGAADCVAAGVESTLAPSNREHLQKRWQVESGPGTADTAEPGVLDVKGPADAVSRRDALLFDPQTSGGLLAGVPPSRIDEVVMRLRDAGYVQAACIGRVTDRKRHLKIR